The following are from one region of the Melaminivora suipulveris genome:
- the recN gene encoding DNA repair protein RecN, giving the protein MALRRIALSDFVIVRALELDLHGGFTVLTGETGAGKSILIDALQLLLGARADTGVIREGAQRTDISAEFDTGSSQALTAWLDEAGIEAPETLLLRRTVDVQGRSRAWINGTPATAAQMRALGEHLLDIHGQHAWQSLTRQDAVRALLDAYASVQDEALAPLWNAWRNAQKALAHARAAQSTLAQERERLQWQIGEVDKLAPGADEWDELNARHARLSNAQALIDNAQGALQLLEGDDDSGGAMSALAQAQELLQSLEHVDESFRSMNEVLTSCMAQASDVAHSLQGYLRHAEPDPQELAQLDARVALWLQLARRYRRTPEELPQLLSSWREELQRLDDAADLDALEAAERRHASAYDKAARLLSQKRAKAAPQLGAAITQAMQGLGMTGGRFEVQLDASEPGPHGVDQVAFLVSSHPGMTARPIGRVASGGELSRIALAISVTTSELGEAPTLIFDEVDAGVGGAVAETVGRLMRQLGRARQVLAVTHLPQVAACADHHLVVAKTKGAQETTSSVRAAGGDERVAELARMLGGERLSATTLAHAREMLEGPPESRTGARP; this is encoded by the coding sequence ATGGCCCTGAGGCGTATCGCGCTCTCGGACTTCGTCATCGTGCGCGCGCTGGAGCTGGATCTGCACGGCGGCTTCACGGTGCTCACGGGTGAAACCGGCGCGGGCAAATCCATCCTGATCGACGCGCTGCAGCTGCTGCTGGGCGCGCGCGCCGACACCGGCGTGATCCGCGAGGGCGCGCAGCGCACCGACATCAGCGCCGAGTTCGACACCGGCAGCTCGCAGGCGCTGACCGCCTGGCTGGACGAGGCCGGCATCGAGGCGCCCGAGACGCTCTTGCTGCGCCGCACGGTGGACGTGCAGGGCCGCAGTCGCGCCTGGATCAACGGCACGCCCGCCACCGCCGCGCAGATGCGTGCATTGGGCGAGCATCTGCTGGACATCCACGGCCAGCACGCCTGGCAGAGCCTGACCCGGCAGGACGCCGTGCGCGCGCTGCTGGACGCCTACGCCAGCGTGCAGGACGAGGCGCTGGCGCCGCTGTGGAACGCCTGGCGCAACGCGCAAAAAGCCCTGGCGCACGCGCGCGCGGCGCAAAGCACGCTGGCGCAGGAGCGCGAGCGGCTGCAGTGGCAGATCGGCGAGGTCGACAAGCTCGCGCCCGGCGCGGACGAGTGGGACGAGCTCAACGCCCGGCACGCGCGCCTGTCCAACGCGCAGGCGCTGATCGACAACGCGCAGGGAGCCTTGCAGCTACTGGAAGGCGACGACGACAGCGGCGGCGCCATGAGCGCGCTGGCGCAGGCGCAGGAGCTGCTGCAAAGCCTGGAGCACGTGGACGAGTCCTTCCGCTCCATGAACGAGGTGCTGACGTCGTGCATGGCCCAGGCCAGCGACGTGGCGCACTCGCTGCAGGGCTACCTGCGCCATGCCGAGCCCGATCCGCAGGAACTCGCGCAGCTGGACGCGCGCGTGGCGCTGTGGCTGCAGCTGGCCCGGCGCTACCGCCGCACGCCCGAGGAGCTGCCGCAACTGCTTTCGTCTTGGCGCGAAGAGTTGCAGCGCCTGGACGACGCGGCCGACCTGGATGCGCTGGAGGCAGCCGAGCGCCGCCACGCCAGCGCCTACGACAAGGCCGCGCGGCTTTTGAGCCAGAAACGCGCCAAGGCCGCGCCGCAACTGGGCGCGGCCATCACCCAGGCCATGCAGGGCCTGGGAATGACGGGCGGGCGCTTCGAGGTGCAGCTCGATGCGTCCGAGCCCGGCCCGCACGGCGTGGACCAGGTGGCCTTTCTGGTCAGCAGCCACCCCGGCATGACGGCGCGGCCCATCGGCCGCGTGGCCTCGGGCGGCGAGCTGTCGCGCATCGCGCTGGCGATCTCGGTCACCACCAGCGAACTGGGCGAGGCGCCGACGCTGATCTTCGACGAGGTCGACGCTGGCGTCGGCGGCGCCGTGGCCGAGACCGTGGGCCGGCTGATGCGCCAGCTCGGTCGCGCCCGCCAGGTGCTGGCCGTGACCCATCTGCCGCAGGTGGCGGCCTGCGCCGATCACCACCTGGTGGTCGCCAAGACCAAGGGCGCGCAGGAAACCACCAGCAGCGTGCGCGCCGCAGGCGGCGACGAGCGCGTGGCCGAGCTGGCGCGCATGCTGGGCGGCGAGCGGCTGTCGGCGACCACGCTGGCGCACGCCCGCGAAATGCTCGAAGGCCCGCCCGAGAGCCGCACGGGCGCGCGGCCATGA
- a CDS encoding NAD kinase, with the protein MKPIFRRVALIGKYQRPAAGPAASGSREIIDCIARFVVAQGCELALESETASHLDLAGYATLDVDGIGRQCDLCLVVGGDGTMLGVGRRLASYGTPLVGINQGRLGFITDIPLDSYQDALQPILHGEYEEDVRPLMQACVMREGVCVFEALALNDVVVNRGSTSGMVELRIEVDGVFVANQRADGMIVASPTGSTAYALSAGGPLLHPSIPGWVLVPIAPHTLSNRPIVLPDAGEVAIEVVGGRDMSANFDMQSLASLQHGDRILVRRSAHRVCFLHPRGWSYFSTLRKKLRWNEGGS; encoded by the coding sequence ATGAAGCCCATCTTCCGCCGCGTCGCCCTCATCGGCAAGTACCAGCGCCCCGCTGCCGGGCCGGCCGCGAGCGGCTCGCGCGAGATCATCGATTGCATCGCCCGCTTCGTCGTCGCCCAGGGCTGCGAGCTGGCGCTGGAGAGCGAGACGGCCAGCCACCTGGACCTTGCCGGGTACGCCACGCTGGATGTGGACGGCATCGGCCGCCAGTGCGACCTGTGCCTGGTGGTGGGCGGCGACGGCACCATGCTGGGCGTGGGCCGGCGCCTGGCCAGCTACGGCACGCCGCTGGTGGGCATCAACCAGGGGCGGCTGGGCTTCATCACCGACATTCCTCTGGACAGTTATCAAGACGCGCTGCAGCCCATCCTGCACGGCGAGTACGAGGAGGATGTGCGCCCGCTGATGCAGGCCTGCGTGATGCGCGAAGGCGTTTGCGTGTTCGAGGCGCTGGCGCTCAACGACGTGGTGGTCAACCGCGGCTCGACCTCCGGCATGGTCGAGCTGCGCATCGAGGTCGATGGCGTCTTCGTCGCCAACCAGCGCGCCGACGGCATGATCGTCGCCTCACCCACGGGCTCGACGGCCTATGCGCTGTCGGCGGGCGGGCCGCTCTTGCACCCGTCCATTCCGGGCTGGGTGCTGGTGCCGATCGCGCCGCACACGCTGTCCAACCGGCCCATCGTGCTGCCGGATGCCGGCGAGGTGGCCATCGAAGTGGTCGGCGGGCGCGACATGAGCGCCAACTTCGACATGCAATCCCTGGCCTCGCTGCAGCATGGCGACCGCATTCTTGTGCGCCGTTCGGCGCACCGCGTGTGCTTTTTGCACCCGCGTGGCTGGAGTTACTTTTCCACCCTGCGCAAGAAGCTGCGCTGGAACGAGGGAGGTTCCTGA
- the hrcA gene encoding heat-inducible transcriptional repressor HrcA translates to MLDDRAKVLLKALVERYIADGQPVGSRTLSRASGLELSPATIRNVMADLEELGLIVSPHTSAGRVPTAKGYRLFVDTMLTVQKGELPALQLMPEQPQKVIANAAHLLSSLSQFVGVVMAPRRASVFRHIEFLRLSERRLLVIIVSPDGDVQNRVIFTEVDYTSSQLVEAANFLNANYSGLAMEQVRERLKGEVERLRGEIADLMQAAVSAGTEAMSQSQEEVVFSGERNLLSVSDFSSDMDNLRRAFDLFEQKTQILRLLDISSRAEGVRIFIGGESHVVPFEELSVVSAPYEVDGQVVGTLGVIGPTRMAYDRMIQIVDITSKLVSNALSHRK, encoded by the coding sequence ATGCTGGATGACCGTGCCAAGGTGTTGCTCAAAGCGCTGGTCGAGCGCTACATCGCCGATGGCCAGCCGGTCGGCTCGCGCACGCTGTCGCGCGCTTCGGGCCTGGAGCTGTCGCCGGCGACCATCCGCAACGTGATGGCCGACCTGGAGGAGCTGGGCCTGATCGTCAGCCCGCACACCTCCGCCGGGCGCGTGCCCACGGCCAAGGGCTACCGCCTGTTCGTGGACACCATGCTCACCGTGCAAAAGGGCGAGCTGCCGGCGCTGCAGCTCATGCCCGAGCAGCCGCAAAAAGTGATCGCCAACGCCGCGCACCTGCTGTCCAGCCTGTCGCAGTTCGTCGGCGTGGTCATGGCGCCGCGGCGCGCCTCGGTGTTCCGGCACATCGAGTTTCTGCGCCTGTCGGAGCGGCGCCTCTTGGTCATCATCGTCTCGCCGGATGGCGACGTGCAAAACCGCGTCATCTTCACCGAGGTGGACTACACCTCGTCGCAACTGGTCGAGGCGGCCAATTTCCTGAACGCCAACTACTCGGGCCTGGCCATGGAGCAGGTGCGCGAGCGCCTGAAGGGCGAGGTCGAGCGCCTGCGCGGCGAGATCGCCGACCTGATGCAGGCGGCGGTCAGCGCCGGCACCGAAGCCATGAGCCAGTCGCAGGAGGAGGTGGTGTTCTCGGGCGAGCGCAACCTGCTGTCGGTGAGCGATTTTTCCAGCGACATGGACAACCTGCGCCGCGCGTTCGATCTGTTCGAGCAGAAGACGCAGATCCTGCGCCTGCTGGACATCTCCAGCCGCGCCGAGGGCGTGCGCATCTTCATCGGCGGCGAGAGCCACGTGGTGCCATTCGAGGAGCTGTCGGTGGTCAGCGCGCCCTATGAAGTGGACGGGCAGGTGGTGGGCACGCTGGGCGTGATCGGCCCCACGCGCATGGCCTACGACCGCATGATCCAGATCGTGGACATCACCTCCAAGCTGGTCTCCAACGCCCTGAGCCACCGCAAGTGA
- a CDS encoding SPOR domain-containing protein produces MSADPSLAMAPGGLAPQPQAGAAHVGEALYRAALGPVNVQRYLTAFERLDSTGRALPGWNWAAAGCTLGWMVFRRLWTALAFYLLGLAAVAVLLWALLQLAAGVPAPVLAGLALAVVLPAFALPGLYGDVLVHRQMRGRIAAAVNAAPTIREAIDRLERQGATQGRATGVAVGFGALPGLAGLLVWLLLSSGKPAAPVAAEAARAPVAAAPSGRAEPEAAAAVAPASQALEQAPAQPPAVLASQESAPVEAAPAPPAIAQPDSAAQERSVSVITPEPQSPASAASAPPSEARARPAAAVKRLPERAATPQQTAPQARRLYINVGLFADPANARRAHARLQGAGLPSAVREVTAADGRRLQRVRVGPFSSASEANAAAARVKALGLEAAAAASE; encoded by the coding sequence ATGAGCGCCGATCCGTCTCTTGCCATGGCCCCTGGCGGGCTCGCGCCGCAGCCGCAAGCGGGGGCAGCCCATGTGGGCGAGGCGCTGTACCGCGCGGCTCTTGGGCCGGTGAACGTGCAGCGCTACCTGACGGCCTTCGAGCGGCTGGACAGCACTGGCCGTGCGTTGCCCGGCTGGAACTGGGCGGCGGCCGGCTGCACGCTGGGCTGGATGGTGTTCAGGCGGCTGTGGACGGCGCTGGCGTTCTACTTGCTGGGGCTGGCGGCCGTGGCGGTCCTGCTGTGGGCGTTGCTGCAGCTGGCGGCTGGCGTGCCCGCGCCCGTGCTGGCGGGCCTGGCGCTGGCCGTGGTGCTGCCGGCTTTTGCCTTGCCCGGCCTGTATGGCGACGTGCTGGTGCACCGGCAGATGCGCGGCCGCATCGCCGCGGCGGTGAACGCCGCGCCGACCATCCGCGAAGCCATCGACAGGCTGGAGCGCCAGGGTGCGACCCAGGGACGGGCGACAGGCGTGGCGGTCGGGTTCGGCGCGTTACCGGGATTGGCGGGGCTGCTGGTCTGGCTGCTGCTGTCGTCTGGAAAGCCGGCTGCGCCGGTTGCGGCCGAGGCAGCGCGTGCGCCTGTCGCCGCCGCACCGTCGGGCCGGGCCGAGCCCGAGGCAGCCGCTGCGGTGGCGCCAGCATCGCAAGCCTTGGAGCAGGCGCCGGCGCAGCCTCCGGCGGTGCTCGCCTCGCAGGAGTCGGCGCCAGTCGAGGCTGCGCCCGCCCCACCGGCCATCGCGCAGCCGGATAGCGCGGCGCAGGAGCGCAGCGTCTCCGTCATCACGCCGGAGCCGCAATCTCCAGCGTCTGCCGCATCGGCGCCGCCGAGCGAAGCGCGCGCACGGCCGGCCGCCGCTGTCAAGCGCCTCCCCGAGCGCGCTGCCACGCCCCAGCAAACTGCCCCACAAGCCCGCCGCCTTTACATCAACGTCGGCCTGTTCGCCGATCCGGCCAACGCCCGGCGCGCGCACGCGCGCCTGCAGGGCGCGGGGCTGCCGTCTGCGGTGCGCGAGGTGACGGCGGCCGATGGCCGGCGG